One Nitrospirota bacterium genomic region harbors:
- the moaA gene encoding GTP 3',8-cyclase MoaA, with protein sequence MAQPLPLVDSFNRTVNYMRVSVTDRCNLRCTYCMPAYGVNWMQQDHILSFDEFYRIIERAVARGLKKIRITGGEPLVRSGIVDFIAKVAALKEKGLKDLAMTTNAVLLKSMAGPLYQAGLRRMNISLDSLNPKRFEEVTRGNCFRKVWEGIEEAERVGFSPLKINMVLQKGCNDDEVIDFVKMTLNRNIHVRFIEYMPCGDYDDWKSKYMPMDEVMNRIEAEFGKLEMNAEDKGGNEGTSGPAYNFKLPGGKGVVGFIHAISDHFCDTCNRVRLTADGSLRPCLFSDIEVNFREALRRGCSDEEIDDLFDQSLQIKPEGHMLEQFAEEKTLKSMISIGG encoded by the coding sequence ATGGCCCAACCATTACCCCTAGTCGATAGTTTTAATCGAACCGTTAACTATATGCGAGTCTCTGTGACCGACCGCTGTAATCTTCGCTGTACCTACTGCATGCCTGCTTATGGCGTGAACTGGATGCAGCAAGACCATATCTTGTCGTTTGATGAATTCTATCGGATCATCGAACGTGCAGTGGCGCGTGGGTTAAAGAAAATCCGGATTACGGGCGGAGAGCCTCTGGTGAGAAGCGGTATTGTTGATTTTATTGCGAAAGTTGCTGCGTTAAAAGAAAAAGGGTTGAAAGACCTTGCCATGACCACCAATGCGGTACTATTAAAATCGATGGCTGGTCCTCTTTATCAGGCAGGTTTACGACGGATGAATATCAGTTTAGATTCGTTGAATCCAAAGAGATTTGAAGAAGTGACCCGGGGAAACTGCTTCCGGAAAGTCTGGGAAGGGATCGAAGAGGCGGAACGCGTTGGATTTAGCCCTTTGAAGATCAATATGGTGCTTCAAAAAGGTTGTAATGACGATGAAGTGATCGATTTTGTAAAGATGACGTTAAACCGGAATATTCATGTCCGCTTTATCGAATATATGCCTTGTGGTGATTACGACGATTGGAAGTCGAAATACATGCCGATGGATGAAGTCATGAACCGGATCGAAGCGGAATTTGGTAAGCTTGAAATGAACGCCGAAGACAAAGGGGGGAACGAAGGAACTTCAGGACCCGCCTATAACTTTAAACTTCCGGGGGGTAAAGGGGTCGTCGGATTTATCCATGCGATCAGCGATCATTTCTGCGATACCTGCAATCGGGTTCGCTTGACTGCAGATGGATCGCTCCGTCCCTGCCTCTTCTCTGACATCGAAGTCAATTTCAGAGAGGCCTTACGAAGAGGTTGTTCGGACGAAGAGATCGATGACCTTTTTGACCAGTCCCTACAGATTAAGCCCGAAGGGCATATGTTAGAGCAGTTTGCCGAGGAAAAAACCCTCAAGTCGATGATTAGTATTGGAGGGTGA